Part of the Oncorhynchus masou masou isolate Uvic2021 chromosome 18, UVic_Omas_1.1, whole genome shotgun sequence genome, GAGCCCTCATGCTTGTGTAGCGGTTCCCACACACTGAGCACTGATAGAGCTCTCCGTCatcatcttcatcctcctcctcgcCATCACCACCATTTAACTGCTCCCCATTCATGACTTCCTGGAAGTTGTGTTCACCAAAGTACCTATGCCCAGGGCCGCCATTCAGTCCCTGGAATTCTATATGATCCCCTGGATTTCCCATGGAGCATTGGCCATTTGTGTCCTGGAAGGTTAGGTTACTGTCACAATCATTTGACATGGCCTCCTGCTGCTGTTGTAGCTGGGGGCATATGTGCGACTTGATCCCTGCGATGTCTGCAAATGTTTCGCCACAGTCGGCGCACATGTGCCTCTCCATCAGGTGTTCGTCGTGAGGTAGGTGCACAGTTCTTTCCTGGGGAAAGGTGGAGTCAAACTGCTCGTGGAATGATCCTCCATTGTCGTGTTCACCCTTGTTCTCCTGAGCGAGCGCCATCATACTGCTAGCATCACCATCCTGAGAGGAAAAGCAGGCCTGCTGGTTCTCGAGTGTCAGGGGCTCGGTAGACAGCCAGTCTCCTTCAGAGCTGAGGTTGAAGGAGGATGGATGGGCCCTGTGGATGCGGATGTGGCTGCGGAGGGCAGCCATGTGTGGATAAGTCTTGCGGCAGATGGAACATTGATAAATGCCCGTCTGATGAGACCGCTTGTGGTTGATGAGGCTCCCTGCGTGCCGGTAGCTTTTGCCACAGACCTGGCACTTGAAGCGGCGCTCAACATTTTCTGTAACCGAGGACTGTTCTGCCTTCCCTAGATTGTCAGCAGAAATCTCAGAATCCAAGATTGAGGGCTCTTGCTGAGTGTTCAAGATGGATTCGTTACTGGAGTGGTCAGAGTATATTTGAACATCGTTGATCTGCTCCCCCTGATTACCCATCGATAGAGTATTGTTTAGAGGGGGTGAATGAAAGTTTGAGTCAGGAGAATGAGTGACACTATGGTCATAAGTGCCATGATAACCCTCAGATGAACTTTGAATGTGCCCAAATGACATAGAGGAAGAATTATGCATTTGGATGTGTTCCTGGAACTCATCATCATTAGGAAACATCACTTGACACAGGTGACAGAAATGTACAGCAGCCTCCCTGTTTGAGGGTGAAAACTGCTCTTGTGCTGTGCCTGTGTAAGTGACTTCCGTGGAACGGGTATCTGGCTCACTTCTGGACTTATGGGTTCTCTGGTGACTATGGAGGGCAGCAAGATTATTGAACTGTTTGAAACAGATAGGGCACTCAAACATCCCTACTTGGTGAGACTTTTTATGATTGATCAGGCTTCCATGGTGTCTATATGACTTTTCACACTGATCACATTTGAAAGGTCGATCCCCTGCTTCATCAGAGCCTAGGTTTTCACTGTAATTTGCTGAGATGGGGATAATCTCTGCCCCCCCCTGACTAAGGCCATTATCAGATATAATATCCATCGTTGTGTCTTGCTGGTCAGCCACAAAGACCAACTGCTCATGAAGGTCTTCATTATCCTCAATTTCATCTCTATTCTCAATTGGAGAATATTCTGCAGCTGCCCTCCTACCGGCTCTCCTCTTTGACTGCCTGGATAGATGGACCTTTTGATGGGTGGCCAGCTGAGTAGCTAACCTAAAGGCCTTCCCGCAATCCATGCAGGAGTACTTCTTCTGAGATGTGTGGATGCGCAGATGGCTCTTCAGGGCCAGAGGGTTTGAGAGCTTCCTAGCACATACTGGACATTGAAAAGAACCCAACTCGTGTGTTTTCTTATGGTTAGCGAGGCTACCTGCATGCCTGTAACCCCGCCCACATTCATCGCACTTGAACTTGCGATCTTCCTCTTGCTGAGAGTGACTATCCATGTGTTCCAGAAGGCTTGGCATGTTGGAACACACTGTGCCACAGTGTTTGCAAGGGAAGCCTTTGGTCCTGCCAGGCTCCTGCATAGCCATTACAGGATAGTACTGCACATATTTGAGCAAGACAATTGTGGGGAAAATACATCAGATTCCCAGCTCCTCCGTATAACAAGAGCTTATCTATTGTACGGTCCAAATAGGAAGGTAACACAATAATGTGATTGGCTCATTTAGTACCACTCCATTGAATATGAATTTAATTTATGGGGTAGAAAGGCTGCAGGTACACCATGAGGGCTGTGGGAAAAAATGTAAAACAGATCTGATCATTTGGCATAATATGCACAGtcaatgtattatttatttatcaaTGGGATAATCATGGCCTACTAATGCAATTGGCACAAACTTTTATTCAAAATGTAGTTTACTGATGCCACACCTGTATTATTATTAATTGACATGTTAAAGGGGTCAgtgggtagcctagcggttaagagcggtACGAAACCTCGTGCCGAATAGGTGAaacatctgtcgatgtgccctttgagcaaggaacttaactctaattgctcctgtaagtcgctctggacaagAGTATCTGCTAAATGATAAAATGTTAAAGGCTTGGTGTGAGACTTAATATTGAAACATGGGTTGTGTCTCATCTGGAAGTATacaattcaagcaggcaatgataCATTAGAGATGAAGTAGACCATATTACTGTAAACTGGACAGTTGTGGTTTGAAAAAAACGCTTCAAATTATTACGAATTTTGAAGAACCATAGGGTCGTTTATCACAGATTGGAATATGGCTAATAAACAAGGCCTAATATATGTAACTCCGCTCAAATATCGGTTCAGTAACGCAACTTGACAAACTCCATATGCAGCTACATACAGTGTACAGCAGCAATACTTTTCCTGTTTGGCCTAGCGACATAAAATGTCGTTAACGTTACCGTGAACTGAATTACCAATTGTCTTACTTATTTACATGGATACATATACATTTAAATTGCGAGTTGACTAAATTTAGGAATTTAACTAGTTTGCTACTTGCTTGCTAGCTCGGCCTCAAACTATCCCAATAATATTTTGTCCGATATAAGTTGAAagtggctaactagctagctagcacacacaGCAATAACCTGACTAGCGCGACAGCCAGCCGCATAGCTATGTCAATAATGTGGAAAAACAATACCTTGGTCAAAACAACTTAAAATGTCAAATGTGTGAATTCCAGTAGCTACAGTTCATATGTTAAGTCAAAACACGCACCACTATGGAAAAACTGTTGTTTTGCGAGCAATCCAATGCTGGATACAATAACTGCTAGGTAACGTTAGCAAGTAGCATCATCATGCTTAGCTAGCTAAACAAACATTGCAGCAAAAAGCGATACTCTGTTTTTACCATCCATTTGATTCGTGCGTCCTGTCAAATATATTCTGTAGTTTCTGATGTAACCTATGGCATTTAAATCCAGGTCAATGTTTTTCCTCACCACAAAGCTAAAATGTTATTGATAATGGACAAGTCTTCCTCAATTGTCTTTTTTTCCTCCTTCATTCCATTCCATTACACATTCTTCCTGCTCTTGTTGCTAGGAAACAGGATATGTGTACCACTAAAATAAGTCCCCCTTCGTCGTTCTGTCATACGCACATAACTGTGCGTTGTCTTAAAACTATTTGTGGATTTGTCATGTAAAATTATAAGATGGACTGGTACGTAAACTGAAATCTAAAACACTTCTTAGGAGACTAAAACCCAATTAGGCACTAGCTCATTCAAAAATGAACAACCCATCTGCGCGACATCATCCATCCAAACATTTGGCAAAACAGGAGCGTGCTATTTAATTATCTCCcctctcagtagaacacctctTACCTGCAGTTCTTAAAAATAAAGCCATTCCTGCGGTTCTCCGACAACTTGCTAATTGTAAAATACACTACAGTTGGTCAAATATGAGAAAATCCATAAAGCCAACGTTTAATATTTACATGAAATTGTGACCCACGCAAGTGCTGCACTGTTGCACGCTCGACAATAGCGCTCTCGTCATGGTCCTAAAGCCGTCCTCCTCCACCAACACCAATCATAGGGCTTCACTGTAAACGCAGTTATTGGGGCTTCATATCTGGACATTTTAACTGATCCTGAATGCCCGAAAGAAGATAAAAAGGTAAGCAATCGTTTTAATATTATAATACACATTTATTCCAAATACAGATGCGGCGCCATCTCATGCGAGGATGACCCCAGAGGGCGAATGAGCTTGTTCAGCCGGTCCTAAAGCCAGCCATTTTGAGTTTAGCACAAGTACGCTAAAATCGCTTCAATTGCCCATTTTTGTTGAATTATTGTCTCCTGATATATGCGCCCCAGTAATAATTTAACTTGGAAAACGCACGTTATTTTTTCAAAGAAATTAGATTTATTTGAGATCCGTGTTTTTCATGCCAACTTCCTTTTATAACAAGCGTTTAGTTTAATTGTCCCTGAGGTCCTAATGCCAGCCATTTTGAGATTTATCCCTCCACATTATTAATGAAACGTTGCTTCACTAGTTTCCCACTGCTACCTAAGTGCCTTTGTCATGTCCTCTCAGCCAGTACAAATTATATTTGAAAACATGATATAAATGATCTTGGATTGAGTTTGAATCTGCTCACTATTTTATATGATTTAAAATCATTACTGCCTACTGAACATTTCCCAAGCTTGTTTAAGAAATGCATGACTGAATGTGTCATCTTCAGATTCACTTATGTCTTTTCCTTATATTCTAATTTCCTTAGCATCACAAGCATATAACTTAAAGGATGGCCTCTCCCCAGCCTGGCAGCCCACCACCTACAAAGCAAGACACCCCCCTTGCTGAACCGAGTGAGGAGAGCAAagagctggaggtagaggagCCCCCTGTAAAAAAGAGAGGCAAAGGCAGACCTCCAAAGAAATCCAAGCATTCTTTCAAATGCTCTGCCTGCCAGGAGGCTTTCAGTAGCCCCTTGGCTCTCCGGAGCCATAAGCTGTCTGCCCACAGTAAGGAGCAGCAGGAGCAAAAACAGCACACATGCTCTCAGTGCAGCAAAACGTTCCCCAGCAGAGCCCAGCTCTCCAAGCATCAGCGCTCTCACTCTGCTCAGCGCCCCTTTCAGTGCGATCAGTGTCACAAGGCTTACAAGACCCCAACGGAGCTACGCAACCACAGCCGCTCccatacaggggagaagccttttGTCTGCACCGAATGTGGCAAGACCTTCATGCAGGCCATATGCCTGCGAATTCACATGACGCAGCACAGCGGCGAGCGGCCATATTCTTGCCCCCATTGCTCCAAGAGCTACCCCACTCTGTCCAAGTTGAAGGTGCACCTGCGCTCTCACACGGGGGAGAAGCCCTATTTTTGTGCCGAGTGCGGGAAGAGCTTTGCCGACCCCTCTGTTTACCGGAAGCACAGGCGCAACCACCAGGGCCACCGGCCCTACTCCTGTGATAAGTGTGGGAAGACGTACACTGAGCTGAAAGACCTGAAGAACCATGAACGgtctcacacaggagagaagccctaCCTGTGTTCAGACTGCGGCAAGGCCTTCTCCCGTTCCTCCTCCCTGGCTTGTCACCTCCGCATTCACTCCCAGAGCAAACCCTACCAGTGTGAGCAATGTGGCAAAGGCTTCACTCAgctctcctcctatcagtctcacCTGCGCACTCACTCGGGTGAGAAGCCATTCCTCTGCCCGCAGTGTGGGAAGATGTTCTCAGACCCCTCCAGTTTCCGTCGGCACCAGAGGGCCCATTCAGGGTTCAAGCCCTACCCCTGTGATAAGTGTGCCAAGAGATTCCGGCAGCCTGCCGACCTGGCCGTGCATCAGCGGGTGCACTCCGGGCAGCGGCCCTACAAGTGTCAGAGCTGCGACAAGGCGTTTGTGGCGTCCTGGGACCTGCGACGTCACATGCTGGTGCACACAGGGCTGCGGCCCTTCTCCTGCACAGAGTGCGGCAAGTCCTTTGCCGAGCGCTCCAGTCTCAACAAGCACCGAAGGGTGCACTCCGGCGAGCGCCCATTCAAATGTGACCTGTGCTTCAAGTCATTCGTGGTCTCCTCCAGCCTACGGAAGCACGAGCGCACTCACCTGGCTGAGAGGCCTGCGCTGCTACCGCAGCAGGCGGTCCCCGAGACAGTTGCAGCAGTCTTCCTCGCTCACACCTCCCTCCCCCAATTCTCCTGTTCACACTGTGATGTCACCTTTGGGACCTGGGAGGAGGTTCAGGCCCATGAGGCTCTTCACACCGTTTCCCCTCTTTCCACCACCGTGGCCCCCCTGCCCATGGGCCCACACGTGTGCGCCACCTGCCGGGAGGAGTTTGTACTGCTGTCTGACCTGCAAGCCCACGAGAAGATGCACCCCAAACCGCGACCCCACGTCTGCGACAGCTGCGGCAAAGGTTTCCTCAACAAAGCCGGGTTGCGGAAACACCAGCGGATCCACTCGACCAACCGCAACCACGTCTGCCCCCACTGTAGCAAAGCCTTTCTGTTTGCCGCCTATCTCCGCAAGCACTTACGCACCCACCGCGACCCCCTTCCCACCTTCcccctctctgacacacacattgcacacacGGAGCCTCTTCCCTCGCCACCTCCACCCATTGACGTTTCCTCATCTACTCTTGAACCTGGTGCAATTTGTCTGACTATACCGGTGACGATTCCTGTGACTGTTCCTGTAACCTTTCAGACCACGCCTATGTATATCGACAAGGAAGACAGACTCTGAAAAGACCGTACCTGTTTGTGTTGAATGAATTATGACTCAACAGTCAGCTGCCTTGAATATTTTTAACAATAGTATGGTTATAAAACAGCTTAGTTCCCATCCTTAAACAAAGGTTATTGATTACAATTTGAAATAATGAGACTTTTCACTTTAAATTGCCCTCAACTGTCttgtgtgtaggatgacatgtaTTTGTGATTTAAAATGTGTTATTTATGCTATATAACGTACATTATGTTTTATACTATACGATACCTGACATCTGTCATCAACTTTTCAATTTCAAATTACATTGTCATGATTTGTTCATAGGAATGTATTGTTTTGTGTCATAggctatacactgagtataccaaatatTAGGAAGACCTTCCCcccgtttgccctcagaacagtctcaatttgccagccatggactctacaaggtgtcgaaagcgtttcacagggggtgatgactccaatgcttcccacagttgtgtcaagttggctggatgaactttgggtggtggaccgttcttgatacaaacgagaaactgttgagagtgaaaaaccctgcagcgttgcagttcttgacacaaaccggtacaCCTCACACCTATTACCATACTCTGTTCAAAGgcaacttaaatattttgtcttgcccattcaccctctgaatggcacacatacacaatccatgtctcaaggcttaaaaatcattatttaacctgtctcctcccctccatcttcactgatttaaagtggatttaacaagtgacatcaataagggatcataggtgTTCTTATTTTTTGGTGAACTCAGTGTATATTGATTAGTGTGTAGGCTAAACTACTAATCTTAATTCCACGGTTAGGTCATTTATGTCTAAACATAGGCTATAACATTGTTTGAGTCATGATATTAAGTCATGTTTTTTTTTCCATGGACTGTTGGGTATTTTGATTTCTATTCACTTCTCATAATTTTTGCAATGGAATATGTAAGTAAACAATTTACTTAATAGCATTGATGGACTGAAGTTGCTTTCCTGTGAAATGGCTCTTTTTATGAAAAACCTGAATGCCTAAATTGACCTGTTGGAGAAGAATCATCATGTCTTATGCCTAATAATATGCAATTACATATGACATACATTCAGGGTATATGATAACATCATATTACAGTTAGACTCAAATACATATAGTTGCCTATGGTATCATCAAAAGTATGATGATAACAGAGAATAGAACCACATTTTCAACCAAAACACCTTACACACAGACTTATACAAACAATAGTTTAAAAAGGGAGGGTCACTGAGGAAAAAAGAGAAGTACCATTGGGTTGGAGTCAGCAGAATAAAAGGTGAGACATGGTAACACTGATGCTGATGACAATGCCATTTTACAACCTAATAAAAGGTTTTCAACTGACATTACTATGAGGTTCATGGAAATTCCTTTTAAAGGTAAGTTGGCATCTCCTATTATTACAGCAGCTTTATGTCAATTACACCAGGGAAAAGTGTTGAAATTAAAGTATAGTTGTAACCATATTTTAATATTTACTGTAATCTGACAACATTTCTTTTCACGTTGAATATTATTGTTgacaaaataaatgtttattgCTCTGCAATGCAAATATGTGAACATCTATCTTGATACATTGCCTGATGTGGTAACTTTCTTCTCTTGCTAGATCACTGCTACAGTAGTTTCATAACAAAGACGAGCGGAAATAATGGCAGCCATCGTAACAGGGCTCATCCCAATCCTCCGCACGGCAGtggacaccaccaccacctacaagTGCCGCTCGCTGTGGTTTGGCTTCCTCTGCATGCGCCTGGTGGTTCTGTTCGTGGCCGAGATGCCCTGGTTCAAGCTGGACTCGGACTTCAGCTGTAACACCACCCAGGACATGTGCACCCGAAGCTGCTTCAATCAACACTTTGACAAGCCTGTCATGGTGGCCTGGaacttcttcttcatcctcctcatcatgTCTGTCCTCCTCATGGAGCTCTTTGCCTCCCACCTCCGCTCCGCTGCCCAGAAGAGGAGCTCCCGGCAGAGGAAAACTACCGGGGAGTTGGAGGCCCAGGGGAAGAGTGGCAGTGTGCCTGAATCTGAACCCCCAGGGAAGATGGTGATTGACCTCCACAAAGACAGGGGCACTGTGGGCTTCTACCTGCTCAGCACCGTGCTGCGTATTATGGTGGAGGTCTGGTTTGTCTATGTGCTTCTGTCCTGGAACCTACCTAAAGTAGATGAAGGGCCATTCAAGTGTAAATCAGGTATTTGCCCAGAGATACATATTTGCTTGGTGAGGGCAGCACCAGAGAAACGTATGTCTATCTATGCTTTAGCCTCTGTTTCAGGCCTGGTCATTGTAACTTCTGTCTTGTTCTGTT contains:
- the znf646 gene encoding zinc finger protein 646 isoform X2, whose protein sequence is MAMQEPGRTKGFPCKHCGTVCSNMPSLLEHMDSHSQQEEDRKFKCDECGRGYRHAGSLANHKKTHELGSFQCPVCARKLSNPLALKSHLRIHTSQKKYSCMDCGKAFRLATQLATHQKVHLSRQSKRRAGRRAAAEYSPIENRDEIEDNEDLHEQLVFVADQQDTTMDIISDNGLSQGGAEIIPISANYSENLGSDEAGDRPFKCDQCEKSYRHHGSLINHKKSHQVGMFECPICFKQFNNLAALHSHQRTHKSRSEPDTRSTEVTYTGTAQEQFSPSNREAAVHFCHLCQVMFPNDDEFQEHIQMHNSSSMSFGHIQSSSEGYHGTYDHSVTHSPDSNFHSPPLNNTLSMGNQGEQINDVQIYSDHSSNESILNTQQEPSILDSEISADNLGKAEQSSVTENVERRFKCQVCGKSYRHAGSLINHKRSHQTGIYQCSICRKTYPHMAALRSHIRIHRAHPSSFNLSSEGDWLSTEPLTLENQQACFSSQDGDASSMMALAQENKGEHDNGGSFHEQFDSTFPQERTVHLPHDEHLMERHMCADCGETFADIAGIKSHICPQLQQQQEAMSNDCDSNLTFQDTNGQCSMGNPGDHIEFQGLNGGPGHRYFGEHNFQEVMNGEQLNGGDGEEEDEDDDGELYQCSVCGNRYTSMRALRSHLRGHTQSHDTPTSSGPSSMSSLEAEKEEDPGERQQVDGGLMICSTCGESFAKKQDMLAHQLSHHKAQADDAKHVHMDNSNGARHKEEVDSIICGNCGTFCTSYHHLETHQCTANGQSESSNERTEMGNSVNSKELGPMKEDLDDGDRQYKCDQCGRAYRHAGSLLNHKKSHKTGVFRCMVCQKRFYNLLALKNHQRTHFDVKRHTCNECGKAFKIQKQLLNHLRIHKENKAKIQELNNQIQALMQMNGTGSEGGMHSLNAPANQATTTRRKRRPAINLKKPSVGEGALTASQTEVKSEGAGDPRPYSCDQCGRTYRHAGSLVNHKNSHKTGEYYCSVCNNTYSNQLAMKNHLRIHFSVKKHSCQHCGKAFRGKKQLSNHICAHLRKDMPGGVRGSGRRRARNIKCKQCRLIFVSADQLTAHTCGSLANSSEGSDGQTSMSLKKEERPFTCNICNRSYRHAGSLLNHKNTHKSGHFSCTFCSKPFSNPMALRNHTRIHTQKKKHVCLTCGKAFRLASILHNHQKVHTRVASHFSCPECGKSFQGKSGLKRHRCQSRGQDDSAKAGDSYHRDGGGDKCFM
- the znf668 gene encoding zinc finger protein 668, which encodes MASPQPGSPPPTKQDTPLAEPSEESKELEVEEPPVKKRGKGRPPKKSKHSFKCSACQEAFSSPLALRSHKLSAHSKEQQEQKQHTCSQCSKTFPSRAQLSKHQRSHSAQRPFQCDQCHKAYKTPTELRNHSRSHTGEKPFVCTECGKTFMQAICLRIHMTQHSGERPYSCPHCSKSYPTLSKLKVHLRSHTGEKPYFCAECGKSFADPSVYRKHRRNHQGHRPYSCDKCGKTYTELKDLKNHERSHTGEKPYLCSDCGKAFSRSSSLACHLRIHSQSKPYQCEQCGKGFTQLSSYQSHLRTHSGEKPFLCPQCGKMFSDPSSFRRHQRAHSGFKPYPCDKCAKRFRQPADLAVHQRVHSGQRPYKCQSCDKAFVASWDLRRHMLVHTGLRPFSCTECGKSFAERSSLNKHRRVHSGERPFKCDLCFKSFVVSSSLRKHERTHLAERPALLPQQAVPETVAAVFLAHTSLPQFSCSHCDVTFGTWEEVQAHEALHTVSPLSTTVAPLPMGPHVCATCREEFVLLSDLQAHEKMHPKPRPHVCDSCGKGFLNKAGLRKHQRIHSTNRNHVCPHCSKAFLFAAYLRKHLRTHRDPLPTFPLSDTHIAHTEPLPSPPPPIDVSSSTLEPGAICLTIPVTIPVTVPVTFQTTPMYIDKEDRL
- the gjz1 gene encoding gap junction beta-5 protein, giving the protein MAAIVTGLIPILRTAVDTTTTYKCRSLWFGFLCMRLVVLFVAEMPWFKLDSDFSCNTTQDMCTRSCFNQHFDKPVMVAWNFFFILLIMSVLLMELFASHLRSAAQKRSSRQRKTTGELEAQGKSGSVPESEPPGKMVIDLHKDRGTVGFYLLSTVLRIMVEVWFVYVLLSWNLPKVDEGPFKCKSGICPEIHICLVRAAPEKRMSIYALASVSGLVIVTSVLFCLYSILHYLCKC